The Candidatus Acidulodesulfobacterium acidiphilum genome includes a window with the following:
- the cysE gene encoding serine O-acetyltransferase, giving the protein MFKTLRENINSVYERDPAARNALEVLLCYPGLHAVYFHKISHFLWKHKFRLLARLVSQAGRFFTGIEIHPGAKIGRRFFIDHGMGVVIGETAEIGDDVTIYHGVTLGGTSWKKEKRHPTVGDRVIIGTGAKILGPLTIGHDSKVGANSVVVNEVPAHSTVVGIPAKSTKRDESEVHDNIDLEHNRLFDPAFYEISLLKSKISELENRIKEIEASKK; this is encoded by the coding sequence ATGTTTAAAACTCTAAGAGAAAATATAAATTCGGTTTACGAAAGAGATCCTGCCGCCAGAAACGCTCTGGAGGTTTTGCTCTGCTACCCGGGGCTTCATGCCGTATATTTTCATAAAATATCGCATTTTTTATGGAAACATAAATTCAGGCTTTTGGCAAGGCTCGTTTCGCAGGCGGGAAGATTTTTTACGGGAATTGAAATTCATCCCGGCGCAAAAATAGGCAGAAGATTTTTTATAGACCACGGCATGGGAGTCGTAATAGGCGAAACCGCTGAAATAGGAGACGACGTTACTATTTATCACGGCGTTACGCTTGGCGGGACAAGCTGGAAAAAGGAAAAAAGGCATCCTACCGTAGGGGACAGGGTGATAATAGGCACGGGAGCAAAAATACTAGGCCCTTTAACTATAGGGCACGACTCTAAAGTAGGGGCCAATTCGGTGGTCGTCAACGAAGTTCCTGCTCATTCTACGGTAGTCGGAATACCGGCGAAATCGACGAAGCGGGACGAATCGGAAGTTCACGACAATATAGACCTTGAACATAACAGACTTTTTGACCCCGCTTTTTACGAGATATCGCTTTTAAAATCAAAAATATCCGAGCTTGAAAACAGGATAAAAGAGATTGAGGCATCTAAAAAATAA
- a CDS encoding TolC family protein — MNINTIKKIILPFLFLIIAILFTNAGNSYGATKKNITFKDALRLAVKLYPGILTSKYSYLSSVYTKNETLSQYYPQISASAGFSKNSVMDVDNNTVISGGQVITEPGINYSLNDYSASLNATYMLYSFGSRYYGYLNAKYQMKGADAGYNYAVNSDLYNVILNFAEYFADKELMKADKENLKNDEMQYKAAEAFYKVGTGDLLDAETAKATMETAKAAYINSIFNVRITRLALLNSIGLPPSKNYVFINTLKFKPFKSKLQRLIKSAVKNNPQLKQALYAVKAAKASVKQSDSGYYPSFNADFSYTGVNSAFPLNRNYSAGLSVSIPIFNGFLTQNKIDYSKAALNGSIWNKKLTENNLIYGVSSDYYALNNQYLTVKALKSSEKASKLAYTLAFKSYEVGVGSMVQLVTANAQYISALTSYINGRYTYFYLKAKLYSDLGLIPQHYLK; from the coding sequence ATGAATATTAATACCATAAAAAAAATAATATTGCCTTTTCTTTTCTTAATTATAGCTATATTATTTACCAACGCCGGAAATTCTTACGGCGCAACAAAAAAAAATATAACCTTTAAAGATGCGTTAAGGCTTGCGGTCAAACTTTACCCCGGAATATTAACTTCAAAATATTCATATCTTTCGTCCGTATATACAAAAAATGAAACTCTTTCTCAATATTATCCGCAAATTTCCGCAAGCGCCGGATTTTCAAAAAATTCGGTTATGGACGTAGATAATAATACCGTAATTTCCGGAGGACAGGTAATTACGGAACCTGGTATAAATTATTCGCTTAACGACTATTCGGCGTCTTTGAATGCGACGTATATGCTTTATTCTTTCGGCTCGCGCTATTACGGTTATCTTAACGCAAAATATCAGATGAAAGGCGCTGACGCAGGTTATAATTATGCCGTAAACAGCGATTTATATAACGTTATTTTAAATTTTGCCGAATATTTTGCCGACAAAGAATTAATGAAAGCCGACAAAGAAAACCTTAAAAACGACGAAATGCAGTATAAAGCCGCAGAAGCATTTTACAAAGTAGGTACGGGCGACCTTTTAGACGCGGAAACGGCAAAAGCGACAATGGAAACCGCAAAAGCCGCTTATATAAATTCTATATTCAACGTCCGCATAACAAGGCTGGCTCTTTTAAATTCCATAGGGCTTCCGCCTTCGAAAAACTACGTTTTCATAAATACCTTGAAATTTAAACCTTTTAAAAGCAAACTGCAAAGGCTGATTAAATCGGCAGTTAAAAATAATCCTCAGCTAAAACAGGCTCTGTATGCGGTAAAAGCGGCAAAAGCTTCCGTAAAACAGTCCGACAGCGGTTATTATCCGTCTTTTAACGCAGATTTTTCATATACCGGAGTAAATTCGGCTTTTCCGCTTAACAGAAATTATTCTGCGGGACTTTCCGTTTCAATACCTATTTTTAACGGATTTTTAACTCAAAATAAAATAGATTATTCCAAAGCGGCGTTAAACGGCTCCATTTGGAATAAAAAACTTACCGAAAACAACTTGATTTACGGCGTTTCAAGCGATTATTACGCTTTAAACAATCAGTATTTAACCGTTAAGGCGCTGAAATCTTCCGAAAAGGCTTCAAAACTTGCTTATACTCTTGCTTTTAAAAGCTACGAAGTGGGAGTAGGTTCCATGGTTCAGCTCGTAACGGCAAACGCCCAGTATATTTCGGCATTGACAAGCTATATAAACGGCAGATACACATATTTTTATCTAAAAGCTAAACTATATTCCGACCTAGGATTAATACCGCAACATTATTTAAAATAA
- the rimO gene encoding 30S ribosomal protein S12 methylthiotransferase RimO, with amino-acid sequence MPLSFNLISLGCPKNQVDSENIFTRLEKSDIRFTSDSDSCDICVVNTCGFIEAARKESIGVIMEAVEKKKSGAVKYIAVTGCMVNNNIEILKKELPEVDIFLATFDEEKIVEEIETAAGKKISGRQASSKEYKEFEREHFNLKSTAYLKISEGCSRSCSFCTIPSIRGAYRSKSIEEIKKEAAYLASAGVEELIIVSQDTSYYGTDAGVKNGLYVLLKELIKIKGVKWIRLMYLYPSAALFTDDLISLFNNEEKILKYIDMPVQHISDKILKLMKRGESKKDVLRIIEKIKNEIPGAALRTSLIIGFPGETDKDFEELSAFVKDVKFDNLGVFKYSDEMSAVSYKYNQKVSAKIKSERYKILMETQKSLIGSIMSKHIGRTYEAVIDEINNKTVKLRTYFQSPDIDGYTYMYSEDLKNSRGYIAKKNFIYVNINKIKGYDLLCTPSAI; translated from the coding sequence ATGCCGTTAAGTTTTAATCTAATAAGTTTGGGATGTCCTAAAAATCAGGTAGATTCCGAAAATATATTTACCCGTCTCGAAAAGTCGGACATAAGATTTACTTCCGACTCCGATTCATGCGATATCTGCGTAGTAAACACCTGCGGTTTTATAGAAGCGGCAAGAAAAGAATCTATAGGCGTAATAATGGAAGCGGTCGAGAAAAAAAAGTCCGGCGCAGTAAAATATATTGCGGTGACGGGATGCATGGTAAACAACAACATAGAAATACTTAAAAAAGAACTGCCCGAAGTCGATATTTTTCTGGCTACTTTCGACGAAGAAAAAATAGTAGAAGAAATTGAAACTGCGGCGGGAAAAAAAATATCGGGCAGGCAGGCTTCCTCAAAAGAATATAAAGAATTCGAAAGGGAGCATTTTAACTTAAAAAGCACGGCATACCTTAAAATATCCGAAGGATGCAGCAGGTCTTGTTCTTTCTGCACTATTCCTTCAATTAGGGGCGCATACCGCTCGAAATCTATAGAAGAGATTAAAAAAGAAGCCGCCTATTTAGCTTCGGCCGGAGTCGAAGAATTAATAATCGTTTCCCAAGATACATCTTATTACGGAACGGATGCGGGAGTTAAAAACGGTTTATACGTTCTGCTGAAAGAGCTTATAAAAATAAAAGGCGTCAAGTGGATAAGGCTTATGTATCTTTATCCTTCGGCGGCTTTGTTTACCGATGATTTAATAAGCCTGTTTAATAATGAAGAAAAAATTTTAAAATATATAGATATGCCGGTTCAACATATTAGCGATAAAATTCTTAAATTAATGAAACGCGGCGAATCAAAAAAAGACGTTTTAAGAATTATAGAAAAAATAAAAAACGAAATCCCCGGCGCCGCATTAAGGACTTCCCTTATTATCGGTTTCCCCGGAGAAACGGATAAAGACTTCGAAGAATTATCGGCGTTCGTTAAGGACGTAAAATTCGACAACCTCGGAGTTTTTAAATATTCGGACGAAATGTCGGCCGTTTCATATAAATATAATCAAAAAGTAAGCGCAAAAATTAAATCCGAAAGATATAAAATTTTAATGGAAACTCAAAAATCGCTAATCGGCTCAATAATGTCTAAACACATAGGTCGGACGTACGAAGCTGTAATAGACGAAATAAACAATAAAACGGTAAAGCTTAGAACTTACTTTCAGTCGCCCGATATCGACGGATATACTTATATGTATTCAGAAGACTTAAAAAATAGTCGCGGATATATTGCAAAAAAAAATTTTATATATGTTAACATCAATAAAATTAAGGGCTACGACCTGTTATGCACGCCCTCGGCTATATAA
- a CDS encoding FtsX-like permease family protein: MKRKRVKFAFFLDLESAYKTLLRNKIRSFLTILGIIIGVGSVIATIGIGQGASKAIQASINSMGSNMLIILPGSSSLGGIHSGFGVLPTLTLNDAYAIRKLSSVKTDTAMLGMSQQVIWRGNNWSTLINGSNSTFPIVRKWPVAKGVFFTHQQVASAANVAVIGNTAATELFGLINPIGHIIIIHSVPFTVIGLLSIKGFNAFGQDQDDTVIIPITTMMEKIAGTTWVHAIAVSAKTQKDTVIAQSQITRLLRQRHHIPVNKPNDFFVRNLTEIAQAANSSAATFTILLASIAAVSLLVGGIGIMNIMLVSVTERTKEIGIRMAIGAKKSDILKQFLIESAVLSLFGGLLGIGLGFGISSAISAFSPLKTVVTAEPIIISVVFSLCVGIFFGFYPAYKASRMNPVEALRYE; the protein is encoded by the coding sequence ATGAAACGAAAACGCGTAAAATTTGCTTTTTTTCTTGACTTGGAATCGGCATATAAAACCCTGTTGAGGAATAAAATAAGGTCGTTCTTGACGATACTCGGAATTATTATAGGCGTAGGCTCGGTTATCGCAACGATAGGCATCGGACAGGGCGCATCTAAAGCCATTCAGGCATCGATTAACTCGATGGGTTCCAATATGCTGATTATACTTCCCGGTTCGTCGTCGCTCGGAGGAATACACAGCGGTTTCGGAGTTCTGCCTACGCTTACGCTGAACGATGCATATGCAATAAGAAAACTTTCTTCGGTTAAAACCGATACCGCAATGCTCGGAATGTCCCAGCAGGTAATATGGAGGGGAAACAACTGGTCAACTTTAATCAACGGATCAAACTCTACATTTCCGATAGTAAGGAAATGGCCGGTAGCAAAAGGCGTTTTTTTTACTCACCAGCAGGTTGCTTCAGCGGCTAACGTAGCCGTAATAGGAAACACGGCGGCAACCGAACTTTTCGGGCTTATAAATCCCATAGGACACATAATAATTATTCACAGCGTTCCGTTTACCGTTATAGGTCTTTTATCTATTAAAGGATTTAACGCTTTCGGACAGGACCAGGACGACACGGTGATTATACCTATAACGACTATGATGGAAAAGATTGCCGGCACGACATGGGTGCACGCCATAGCAGTTTCCGCAAAAACTCAGAAAGACACGGTTATTGCCCAGTCTCAAATTACGCGTCTATTAAGGCAAAGACATCATATACCGGTGAATAAACCTAACGACTTTTTCGTCAGAAACCTTACCGAAATAGCCCAGGCGGCAAATTCCAGCGCCGCTACTTTTACCATTCTTCTCGCAAGCATTGCCGCAGTATCCCTGCTGGTAGGCGGCATAGGCATAATGAACATAATGCTTGTTTCCGTAACCGAAAGAACCAAAGAAATAGGAATAAGAATGGCTATAGGCGCTAAAAAATCCGATATCCTTAAACAGTTTCTGATAGAATCGGCCGTTTTAAGCCTTTTCGGCGGACTGCTCGGCATCGGTCTAGGCTTCGGAATTTCAAGCGCAATTTCCGCTTTCTCTCCCCTTAAAACCGTAGTGACGGCGGAACCTATAATAATCTCAGTCGTATTTTCCCTGTGCGTAGGAATATTTTTCGGCTTTTATCCGGCCTATAAAGCCTCAAGGATGAATCCCGTAGAAGCATTAAGGTACGAATAG
- a CDS encoding ABC transporter ATP-binding protein yields MANSYNTKDDVPLIRLENIGMIYKIGDISYEVLKGINLTVENGEFVSIMGASGSGKSTLMNILGCLDKPTSGSYFLEGKDVSGLTPDELAEIRNKKIGFVFQGFNLIQRLSIIENVMLPLYYSGYHSKDSEEMALKALKLVDLSEKGNKFPNQISGGEQQRVAIARAVVNDAPIIMADEPTGNLDSVRGADVMNFFEKINTERGATIILVTHDKHIADYAKRLITVKDGIILSSETIKKI; encoded by the coding sequence ATGGCAAACAGCTATAATACTAAAGACGACGTTCCTCTGATAAGGCTTGAAAATATCGGCATGATTTATAAAATAGGCGATATTTCCTATGAAGTACTTAAAGGAATAAACCTTACCGTAGAAAACGGGGAATTCGTTTCGATAATGGGCGCATCCGGCTCAGGGAAATCTACTCTAATGAACATATTGGGATGTTTGGATAAACCTACTTCCGGAAGCTATTTTCTTGAAGGGAAGGATGTCTCCGGACTTACGCCGGACGAACTTGCCGAAATTAGAAATAAAAAAATAGGCTTCGTATTTCAGGGTTTTAATCTTATACAAAGGCTTTCTATTATTGAAAACGTTATGCTGCCTCTTTATTATTCGGGCTATCACTCAAAAGACTCCGAAGAAATGGCGCTAAAAGCTTTAAAACTCGTCGATCTTTCGGAAAAAGGAAATAAATTTCCGAATCAGATATCCGGCGGAGAACAGCAAAGAGTGGCTATAGCAAGAGCCGTAGTAAACGACGCTCCTATAATAATGGCTGACGAACCTACGGGTAATCTCGACTCCGTAAGAGGGGCGGACGTTATGAATTTTTTTGAAAAAATTAATACTGAAAGGGGCGCTACTATAATTCTGGTAACGCACGATAAGCATATAGCAGATTATGCAAAAAGACTTATAACGGTAAAAGACGGAATTATTTTGTCTTCGGAAACCATAAAAAAAATATGA
- a CDS encoding efflux RND transporter periplasmic adaptor subunit has protein sequence MKKNKKIIIIAIIILLAIFIASYFIIKSKTHKVSYDLYQVKPITIQKYVTTTGTANPINTINVGAQVSGIFSKLYVWYNSIVKKGQLLAQIDPAPFIQKVDQDKANLASAEANVLKQRAALSYDRLTYIRDEKLWKENLIAHQTEQNAYSVYLQDIAQLKYLEDAVNAAKAQLGQDETNLSYTNIYSPVNGIIINVGVVVGQTVASSFQTPNLFVIGENIKKMEIDTTTNEADLGGIKKGDEASFTVYAYPDKTVWGSVHNIRINPTTVSGVVSYNVTIFFNNDDEKVLPGMTAIVKIYVSEKKGVLGVPNSALRFIPTGENKQILNNITKKLKVGEGVVWVLENGVPKPVIVKLGINNDEYTEVASKDIKSGTEVITGIQSSSKGAAAPGRRMFF, from the coding sequence ATGAAAAAAAATAAAAAAATTATTATAATCGCGATTATAATTTTACTTGCGATATTTATCGCGTCTTATTTTATTATAAAGTCTAAAACGCATAAAGTTTCTTACGACCTTTATCAGGTAAAACCCATTACCATACAAAAATATGTTACTACTACCGGAACGGCTAATCCTATAAATACTATAAACGTGGGAGCGCAGGTATCGGGAATATTTTCAAAACTTTACGTCTGGTACAACTCGATAGTTAAAAAAGGACAGCTTCTCGCTCAAATAGACCCTGCCCCCTTTATCCAAAAAGTCGACCAGGATAAAGCAAATCTTGCTTCCGCCGAAGCAAACGTCCTTAAGCAAAGGGCGGCGTTATCGTACGACAGGCTGACTTATATCAGGGACGAAAAACTATGGAAAGAAAACTTGATAGCGCATCAGACGGAACAAAACGCCTACAGCGTTTATCTGCAGGATATAGCCCAGCTTAAATATTTAGAAGATGCGGTAAATGCGGCTAAGGCGCAATTGGGTCAGGACGAAACAAACCTTTCTTACACAAATATATATTCGCCGGTTAACGGCATTATAATAAACGTAGGGGTCGTGGTCGGTCAGACCGTCGCTTCAAGTTTTCAGACGCCGAACCTTTTCGTAATAGGCGAAAACATAAAAAAAATGGAAATAGATACGACTACAAACGAAGCGGACCTCGGCGGCATTAAAAAAGGCGATGAGGCTTCATTTACCGTATATGCATATCCAGATAAAACCGTATGGGGCAGCGTTCATAATATAAGAATTAATCCTACGACCGTTTCCGGAGTCGTCAGCTATAACGTCACGATATTTTTTAATAACGACGACGAGAAGGTGCTTCCTGGAATGACCGCTATAGTTAAAATTTACGTTTCGGAAAAAAAAGGCGTCCTCGGCGTCCCTAATTCAGCTTTAAGATTTATTCCGACCGGAGAAAACAAACAGATTTTAAATAATATCACTAAAAAATTAAAAGTCGGCGAAGGCGTCGTATGGGTACTGGAAAACGGCGTTCCCAAACCGGTTATAGTAAAACTTGGTATAAATAACGACGAATATACGGAGGTCGCCTCGAAAGATATTAAGAGCGGCACCGAAGTAATAACGGGCATACAATCTTCCTCTAAAGGCGCCGCGGCTCCTGGAAGAAGGATGTTCTTCTAA